The following proteins are encoded in a genomic region of Pectinophora gossypiella chromosome 6, ilPecGoss1.1, whole genome shotgun sequence:
- the LOC126367745 gene encoding NAD(+) hydrolase sarm1 isoform X2, protein MVVSQVNNMASYSTYTGKPKIFFPKKVRSEECLVIQDKTSKPARWGIPEFTLDGSSSVKHNGSAKDLASVMENLKKSSLRHQNQTFNTQVTSSSSQQMVSSTTSSTAASSQRMQTSSQRLQHMAASEMKASSMKSDLTELKSSISEMKNLSNTAALNLNFQQRLRNSMENIVDQDDLGERHLPDIRDLSEMSDIGDMGDISELSGDGPLVTFPESDTPPPVSDKPLLSASAGSVGASAANELKYSAARMTSASQTRVVGEGYSATRSAANSSRMRSLKQGDLHYAERSAAGASHRLLQAEGLTAEQNAAYLQEQRSLKAGEVTAKEANNMSASSSRLHTEEFSAEKKAMATAQARQTVTSSGMFSHKEHSSVAHSNMTISNKSMSTKSSTLLSSQRSQLLNGTIKPGDEDLTNLTFEDLDRLNTNSNQKDVDMAIQKYSTRMNAFIKSIKNNEMDMKNASVHFNKLNEMLRRAWAVPTYGHELGYSLCNALRTSGGLDILMTNCLESSNPDLQFSSAKLLEQCLTTENRAHVVENGLEKVVNVACVCTRHANSVDHSRIGTGILEHLFKHSEGTCSDVIKLGGLDAVLFECRKNDVETLRHCATALANLSLYGGAENQEAMIKRKVPMWLFPLAFHNDDNIKYYACLAIAVLVANKEIEAAVLKSGTLDLVEPFVTSHNPSEFARSNLAHAHGQSKNWLQKLVPVLSSKREEARNLAAFHFCMEAGIKKQQGNTEIFREIGAIESLKKVASCPNAVASKYAAQALRLIGEEVPHKLSQQVPLWSIEDVREWVKQIGFAEYATNFYESRVDGDLLLQITEANLKEDIGLQNGIKRKRFTRELQQLKKMADYTSRDTGSLNDFLSSIGPEYTIYTYSMLNAGVDKESIRGLSDEQLENECRISNSIHRLRILNAIRAYESTLPDKGEENMEKNLDVFVSYRRSNGSQLASLLKVHLQLRGFTVFIDVERLEAGKFDNNLLQSIRQAKHFLLVLTQNALDRCKHDNEQKDWVHREIVAALQSQCNIVPIIDNFDWPEAEELPEDMRAVCHFNGVRWIHDYQDACVEKLESFLRGKSNLARNEGPLRGRGDIQTPGTATIGRGPPNYQRMTSCESRGSDKAD, encoded by the exons ATACCAGAGTTCACCCTCGATGGCAGCAGCAGCGTGAAGCACAACGGCAGCGCCAAAGACCTGGCCTCCGTCATGGAGAACCTCAAGAAGAGCAGCCTCCGCCACCAGAACCAGACCTTTAATACGCAGGTGACCAGCTCATCTTCGCAACAG ATGGTGTCGAGTACGACGTCAAGCACCGCAGCGTCGAGCCAGCGGATGCAGACGTCGTCGCAGCGGCTGCAGCACATGGCCGCCTCAGAAATGAAAGCCAGCTCCATGAAGTCAGACCTCACTGAACTCAAGAGCTCCATCTCTGAGATGAAGAATTTAAGCAACACTGCCGCACTGAACTTGAACTTCCAACAAAG ACTGAGAAATTCGATGGAAAACATAGTGGACCAAGATGATTTGGGGGAGCGTCATTTGCCCGACATTAGGGATCTGAGCGAGATGAGTGATATTGGGGATATGGGGGATATTAGCGAGTTGTCTGGAGATGGCCCGCTAGTGACTTTTCCCGAGTCAGATACCCCGCCGCCTGTGAGTGACAAGCCATTGCTGTCGGCGAGCGCTGGTTCCGTTGGCGCAAGCGCTGCTAACGAGCTAAAGTACAGCGCAGCTCGAATGACGTCAGCCAGCCAGACTCGCGTGGTTGGTGAAGGCTACAGTGCGACGAGGTCTGCAGCGAACAGCTCCAGAATGCGAAGCCTCAAACAAGGAGACCTGCACTACGCCGAACGGAGCGCCGCTGGAGCTTCACATCGGTTGCTTCAAGCAGAAGGCCTCACCGCGGAACAGAATGCCGCATATCTTCAA GAGCAGAGATCACTGAAGGCTGGTGAAGTGACGGCGAAGGAGGCGAATAACATGTCTGCTTCGAGCTCAAGACTGCATACTGAGGAGTTCAGTGCTGAGAAGAAAGCAATGGCGACGGCACAGGCGCGACAGACTGTCACGTCCAGCGGCATGTTCAGTCACAAGGAACATTCCAGTGTGGCACACTCCAACATGACCATCTCCAATAAATCCATGTCCACAAAATCTTCCACGCTGCTCTCATCTCAG AGGAGTCAGCTGCTTAATGGCACCATCAAGCCAGGCGATGAAGATCTAACAAATTTGACATTCGAAGATTTAGATAGATTAAATACTAATTCAAATCAGAAAGACGTTGATATGGCAATACAGAAATATTCCACCCGAATGAACGCATTTATTAAGTCCATTAAAAACAATGAAATGGATATGAAGAATGCGTCAGTTCATTTCAACAAACTGAACGAAATGTTGAGAAGAGCATGGGCAGTGCCGACATACGGCCACGAGCTGGGCTATTCACTGTGCAACGCGTTACGGACATCTGGTGGGCTCGATATTTTAATGACTAACTGTTTAGAATCAAGCAATCCAGATCTGCAATTCTCCTCGGCGAAGCTTCTTGAACAGTGTTTAACGACAGAAAACAGAGCGCATGTCGTTGAAAACGGTCTCGAAAAAGTCGTAAATGTCGCATGCGTATGTACAAGACACGCAAACTCGGTGGACCATTCAAGAATAGGCACAGGAATATTGGAACATTTGTTCAAACACAGCGAGGGAACGTGCAGCGATGTTATTAAGCTAGGAGGTTTAGACGCTGTACTCTTTGAATGTAGAAAGAACGATGTTGAAACATTGCGACACTGCGCTACAGCGCTCGCCAACCTATCCTTGTATGGCGGAGCAGAAAATCAGGAAGCCATGATAAAGCGAAAAGTACCAATGTGGTTATTCCCACTCGCTTTTCACAATGACGACAATATCAAATATTACGCCTGCTTAGCTATTGCTGTTTTAGTAGCCAACAAGGAAATCGAAGCAGCTGTTTTGAAGTCAGGTACCTTGGATTTGGTAGAGCCGTTCGTCACTTCACACAACCCATCTGAGTTTGCTCGTTCTAATCTTGCACATGCTCATGGTCAAAGCAAAAACTGGTTACAAAAGCTTGTCCCAGTATTGAGTTCAAAAAGGGAGGAGGCGAGAAATCTGGCAGCTTTCCATTTCTGTATGGAAGCCGGTATTAAAAAGCAACAAGGAAACACGGAAATATTTAGGGAAATAGGAGCGATTGAATCGTTGAAGAAAGTGGCTAGTTGTCCCAACGCTGTGGCATCTAAATATGCAGCACAAGCCTTACGTCTTATTGGTGAGGAGGTACCGCATAAACTGTCACAGCAAGTGCCACTCTGGTCCATTGAGGACGTTCGAGAATGGGTGAAGCAGATAGGCTTCGCTGAATACGCAACAAACTTCTACGAGAGTCGAGTTGATGGAGACTTGTTGTTACAAATAACCGAGGCTAATCTAAAAGAGGATATTGGATTACAAAATGGAATCAAACGGAAAAG ATTCACTCGAGAGTTGCAGCAACTGAAGAAAATGGCGGACTACACATCACGAGATACCGGTAGTCTGAACGATTTCCTATCTAGCATCGGGCCAGAGTACACTATCTACACATACTCCATGTTGAACGCTGGTGTCGACAAGGAATCTATCCGAGGTCTGAGCGACGAACAACTGGAGAACGAATGTCGTATTAGCAACAGTATTCACAGGCTACGGATCCTGAACGCTATCAGAG CGTACGAGAGTACCTTACCGGACAAAGGCGAAGAGAATATGGAGAAGAATTTGGACGTGTTCGTGAGCTACAGGAGATCGAACGGTTCGCAACTGGCTAGTCTGCTGAAGGTCCACCTCCAGTTGCGAGGGTTCACAGTGTTCATCGATGTGGAGAGGCTTGAGGCCGGCAAGTTTGACAACAATCTCCTGCAGAGCATACGACAGGCCAAACACTTTTTGCTGGTCCTAACACAAAATGCATTAGACAGATGCAAACACGATAACGAACAGAAAGACTGGGTTCATCGG GAGATAGTGGCAGCGTTGCAATCACAGTGCAATATAGTGCCAATTATCGACAACTTCGACTGGCCCGAGGCAGAGGAGTTGCCAGAAGACATGCGCGCCGTGTGCCACTTCAACGGCGTGCGGTGGATCCACGACTACCAGGACGCGTGCGTGGAGAAGTTAGAAAG TTTCCTTCGCGGCAAATCGAACCTGGCACGCAACGAGGGTCCGTTGAGAGGCCGTGGCGACATCCAGACGCCTGGTACAGCTACAATTGGGAGAGGACCACCCAACTACCAGCGCATGACCTCCTGCGAGAGCAGAGGCAGCGATAAAGCGGATTGA
- the LOC126367745 gene encoding NAD(+) hydrolase sarm1 isoform X3 translates to MVVSQVNNMASYSTYTGKPKIFFPKKIPEFTLDGSSSVKHNGSAKDLASVMENLKKSSLRHQNQTFNTQVTSSSSQQMVSSTTSSTAASSQRMQTSSQRLQHMAASEMKASSMKSDLTELKSSISEMKNLSNTAALNLNFQQRLRNSMENIVDQDDLGERHLPDIRDLSEMSDIGDMGDISELSGDGPLVTFPESDTPPPVSDKPLLSASAGSVGASAANELKYSAARMTSASQTRVVGEGYSATRSAANSSRMRSLKQGDLHYAERSAAGASHRLLQAEGLTAEQNAAYLQEQRSLKAGEVTAKEANNMSASSSRLHTEEFSAEKKAMATAQARQTVTSSGMFSHKEHSSVAHSNMTISNKSMSTKSSTLLSSQRSQLLNGTIKPGDEDLTNLTFEDLDRLNTNSNQKDVDMAIQKYSTRMNAFIKSIKNNEMDMKNASVHFNKLNEMLRRAWAVPTYGHELGYSLCNALRTSGGLDILMTNCLESSNPDLQFSSAKLLEQCLTTENRAHVVENGLEKVVNVACVCTRHANSVDHSRIGTGILEHLFKHSEGTCSDVIKLGGLDAVLFECRKNDVETLRHCATALANLSLYGGAENQEAMIKRKVPMWLFPLAFHNDDNIKYYACLAIAVLVANKEIEAAVLKSGTLDLVEPFVTSHNPSEFARSNLAHAHGQSKNWLQKLVPVLSSKREEARNLAAFHFCMEAGIKKQQGNTEIFREIGAIESLKKVASCPNAVASKYAAQALRLIGEEVPHKLSQQVPLWSIEDVREWVKQIGFAEYATNFYESRVDGDLLLQITEANLKEDIGLQNGIKRKRFTRELQQLKKMADYTSRDTGSLNDFLSSIGPEYTIYTYSMLNAGVDKESIRGLSDEQLENECRISNSIHRLRILNAIRAYESTLPDKGEENMEKNLDVFVSYRRSNGSQLASLLKVHLQLRGFTVFIDVERLEAGKFDNNLLQSIRQAKHFLLVLTQNALDRCKHDNEQKDWVHREIVAALQSQCNIVPIIDNFDWPEAEELPEDMRAVCHFNGVRWIHDYQDACVEKLESFLRGKSNLARNEGPLRGRGDIQTPGTATIGRGPPNYQRMTSCESRGSDKAD, encoded by the exons ATACCAGAGTTCACCCTCGATGGCAGCAGCAGCGTGAAGCACAACGGCAGCGCCAAAGACCTGGCCTCCGTCATGGAGAACCTCAAGAAGAGCAGCCTCCGCCACCAGAACCAGACCTTTAATACGCAGGTGACCAGCTCATCTTCGCAACAG ATGGTGTCGAGTACGACGTCAAGCACCGCAGCGTCGAGCCAGCGGATGCAGACGTCGTCGCAGCGGCTGCAGCACATGGCCGCCTCAGAAATGAAAGCCAGCTCCATGAAGTCAGACCTCACTGAACTCAAGAGCTCCATCTCTGAGATGAAGAATTTAAGCAACACTGCCGCACTGAACTTGAACTTCCAACAAAG ACTGAGAAATTCGATGGAAAACATAGTGGACCAAGATGATTTGGGGGAGCGTCATTTGCCCGACATTAGGGATCTGAGCGAGATGAGTGATATTGGGGATATGGGGGATATTAGCGAGTTGTCTGGAGATGGCCCGCTAGTGACTTTTCCCGAGTCAGATACCCCGCCGCCTGTGAGTGACAAGCCATTGCTGTCGGCGAGCGCTGGTTCCGTTGGCGCAAGCGCTGCTAACGAGCTAAAGTACAGCGCAGCTCGAATGACGTCAGCCAGCCAGACTCGCGTGGTTGGTGAAGGCTACAGTGCGACGAGGTCTGCAGCGAACAGCTCCAGAATGCGAAGCCTCAAACAAGGAGACCTGCACTACGCCGAACGGAGCGCCGCTGGAGCTTCACATCGGTTGCTTCAAGCAGAAGGCCTCACCGCGGAACAGAATGCCGCATATCTTCAA GAGCAGAGATCACTGAAGGCTGGTGAAGTGACGGCGAAGGAGGCGAATAACATGTCTGCTTCGAGCTCAAGACTGCATACTGAGGAGTTCAGTGCTGAGAAGAAAGCAATGGCGACGGCACAGGCGCGACAGACTGTCACGTCCAGCGGCATGTTCAGTCACAAGGAACATTCCAGTGTGGCACACTCCAACATGACCATCTCCAATAAATCCATGTCCACAAAATCTTCCACGCTGCTCTCATCTCAG AGGAGTCAGCTGCTTAATGGCACCATCAAGCCAGGCGATGAAGATCTAACAAATTTGACATTCGAAGATTTAGATAGATTAAATACTAATTCAAATCAGAAAGACGTTGATATGGCAATACAGAAATATTCCACCCGAATGAACGCATTTATTAAGTCCATTAAAAACAATGAAATGGATATGAAGAATGCGTCAGTTCATTTCAACAAACTGAACGAAATGTTGAGAAGAGCATGGGCAGTGCCGACATACGGCCACGAGCTGGGCTATTCACTGTGCAACGCGTTACGGACATCTGGTGGGCTCGATATTTTAATGACTAACTGTTTAGAATCAAGCAATCCAGATCTGCAATTCTCCTCGGCGAAGCTTCTTGAACAGTGTTTAACGACAGAAAACAGAGCGCATGTCGTTGAAAACGGTCTCGAAAAAGTCGTAAATGTCGCATGCGTATGTACAAGACACGCAAACTCGGTGGACCATTCAAGAATAGGCACAGGAATATTGGAACATTTGTTCAAACACAGCGAGGGAACGTGCAGCGATGTTATTAAGCTAGGAGGTTTAGACGCTGTACTCTTTGAATGTAGAAAGAACGATGTTGAAACATTGCGACACTGCGCTACAGCGCTCGCCAACCTATCCTTGTATGGCGGAGCAGAAAATCAGGAAGCCATGATAAAGCGAAAAGTACCAATGTGGTTATTCCCACTCGCTTTTCACAATGACGACAATATCAAATATTACGCCTGCTTAGCTATTGCTGTTTTAGTAGCCAACAAGGAAATCGAAGCAGCTGTTTTGAAGTCAGGTACCTTGGATTTGGTAGAGCCGTTCGTCACTTCACACAACCCATCTGAGTTTGCTCGTTCTAATCTTGCACATGCTCATGGTCAAAGCAAAAACTGGTTACAAAAGCTTGTCCCAGTATTGAGTTCAAAAAGGGAGGAGGCGAGAAATCTGGCAGCTTTCCATTTCTGTATGGAAGCCGGTATTAAAAAGCAACAAGGAAACACGGAAATATTTAGGGAAATAGGAGCGATTGAATCGTTGAAGAAAGTGGCTAGTTGTCCCAACGCTGTGGCATCTAAATATGCAGCACAAGCCTTACGTCTTATTGGTGAGGAGGTACCGCATAAACTGTCACAGCAAGTGCCACTCTGGTCCATTGAGGACGTTCGAGAATGGGTGAAGCAGATAGGCTTCGCTGAATACGCAACAAACTTCTACGAGAGTCGAGTTGATGGAGACTTGTTGTTACAAATAACCGAGGCTAATCTAAAAGAGGATATTGGATTACAAAATGGAATCAAACGGAAAAG ATTCACTCGAGAGTTGCAGCAACTGAAGAAAATGGCGGACTACACATCACGAGATACCGGTAGTCTGAACGATTTCCTATCTAGCATCGGGCCAGAGTACACTATCTACACATACTCCATGTTGAACGCTGGTGTCGACAAGGAATCTATCCGAGGTCTGAGCGACGAACAACTGGAGAACGAATGTCGTATTAGCAACAGTATTCACAGGCTACGGATCCTGAACGCTATCAGAG CGTACGAGAGTACCTTACCGGACAAAGGCGAAGAGAATATGGAGAAGAATTTGGACGTGTTCGTGAGCTACAGGAGATCGAACGGTTCGCAACTGGCTAGTCTGCTGAAGGTCCACCTCCAGTTGCGAGGGTTCACAGTGTTCATCGATGTGGAGAGGCTTGAGGCCGGCAAGTTTGACAACAATCTCCTGCAGAGCATACGACAGGCCAAACACTTTTTGCTGGTCCTAACACAAAATGCATTAGACAGATGCAAACACGATAACGAACAGAAAGACTGGGTTCATCGG GAGATAGTGGCAGCGTTGCAATCACAGTGCAATATAGTGCCAATTATCGACAACTTCGACTGGCCCGAGGCAGAGGAGTTGCCAGAAGACATGCGCGCCGTGTGCCACTTCAACGGCGTGCGGTGGATCCACGACTACCAGGACGCGTGCGTGGAGAAGTTAGAAAG TTTCCTTCGCGGCAAATCGAACCTGGCACGCAACGAGGGTCCGTTGAGAGGCCGTGGCGACATCCAGACGCCTGGTACAGCTACAATTGGGAGAGGACCACCCAACTACCAGCGCATGACCTCCTGCGAGAGCAGAGGCAGCGATAAAGCGGATTGA
- the LOC126367745 gene encoding NAD(+) hydrolase sarm1 isoform X4, with protein sequence MENLKKSSLRHQNQTFNTQVTSSSSQQMVSSTTSSTAASSQRMQTSSQRLQHMAASEMKASSMKSDLTELKSSISEMKNLSNTAALNLNFQQRLRNSMENIVDQDDLGERHLPDIRDLSEMSDIGDMGDISELSGDGPLVTFPESDTPPPVSDKPLLSASAGSVGASAANELKYSAARMTSASQTRVVGEGYSATRSAANSSRMRSLKQGDLHYAERSAAGASHRLLQAEGLTAEQNAAYLQEQRSLKAGEVTAKEANNMSASSSRLHTEEFSAEKKAMATAQARQTVTSSGMFSHKEHSSVAHSNMTISNKSMSTKSSTLLSSQRSQLLNGTIKPGDEDLTNLTFEDLDRLNTNSNQKDVDMAIQKYSTRMNAFIKSIKNNEMDMKNASVHFNKLNEMLRRAWAVPTYGHELGYSLCNALRTSGGLDILMTNCLESSNPDLQFSSAKLLEQCLTTENRAHVVENGLEKVVNVACVCTRHANSVDHSRIGTGILEHLFKHSEGTCSDVIKLGGLDAVLFECRKNDVETLRHCATALANLSLYGGAENQEAMIKRKVPMWLFPLAFHNDDNIKYYACLAIAVLVANKEIEAAVLKSGTLDLVEPFVTSHNPSEFARSNLAHAHGQSKNWLQKLVPVLSSKREEARNLAAFHFCMEAGIKKQQGNTEIFREIGAIESLKKVASCPNAVASKYAAQALRLIGEEVPHKLSQQVPLWSIEDVREWVKQIGFAEYATNFYESRVDGDLLLQITEANLKEDIGLQNGIKRKRFTRELQQLKKMADYTSRDTGSLNDFLSSIGPEYTIYTYSMLNAGVDKESIRGLSDEQLENECRISNSIHRLRILNAIRAYESTLPDKGEENMEKNLDVFVSYRRSNGSQLASLLKVHLQLRGFTVFIDVERLEAGKFDNNLLQSIRQAKHFLLVLTQNALDRCKHDNEQKDWVHREIVAALQSQCNIVPIIDNFDWPEAEELPEDMRAVCHFNGVRWIHDYQDACVEKLESFLRGKSNLARNEGPLRGRGDIQTPGTATIGRGPPNYQRMTSCESRGSDKAD encoded by the exons ATGGAGAACCTCAAGAAGAGCAGCCTCCGCCACCAGAACCAGACCTTTAATACGCAGGTGACCAGCTCATCTTCGCAACAG ATGGTGTCGAGTACGACGTCAAGCACCGCAGCGTCGAGCCAGCGGATGCAGACGTCGTCGCAGCGGCTGCAGCACATGGCCGCCTCAGAAATGAAAGCCAGCTCCATGAAGTCAGACCTCACTGAACTCAAGAGCTCCATCTCTGAGATGAAGAATTTAAGCAACACTGCCGCACTGAACTTGAACTTCCAACAAAG ACTGAGAAATTCGATGGAAAACATAGTGGACCAAGATGATTTGGGGGAGCGTCATTTGCCCGACATTAGGGATCTGAGCGAGATGAGTGATATTGGGGATATGGGGGATATTAGCGAGTTGTCTGGAGATGGCCCGCTAGTGACTTTTCCCGAGTCAGATACCCCGCCGCCTGTGAGTGACAAGCCATTGCTGTCGGCGAGCGCTGGTTCCGTTGGCGCAAGCGCTGCTAACGAGCTAAAGTACAGCGCAGCTCGAATGACGTCAGCCAGCCAGACTCGCGTGGTTGGTGAAGGCTACAGTGCGACGAGGTCTGCAGCGAACAGCTCCAGAATGCGAAGCCTCAAACAAGGAGACCTGCACTACGCCGAACGGAGCGCCGCTGGAGCTTCACATCGGTTGCTTCAAGCAGAAGGCCTCACCGCGGAACAGAATGCCGCATATCTTCAA GAGCAGAGATCACTGAAGGCTGGTGAAGTGACGGCGAAGGAGGCGAATAACATGTCTGCTTCGAGCTCAAGACTGCATACTGAGGAGTTCAGTGCTGAGAAGAAAGCAATGGCGACGGCACAGGCGCGACAGACTGTCACGTCCAGCGGCATGTTCAGTCACAAGGAACATTCCAGTGTGGCACACTCCAACATGACCATCTCCAATAAATCCATGTCCACAAAATCTTCCACGCTGCTCTCATCTCAG AGGAGTCAGCTGCTTAATGGCACCATCAAGCCAGGCGATGAAGATCTAACAAATTTGACATTCGAAGATTTAGATAGATTAAATACTAATTCAAATCAGAAAGACGTTGATATGGCAATACAGAAATATTCCACCCGAATGAACGCATTTATTAAGTCCATTAAAAACAATGAAATGGATATGAAGAATGCGTCAGTTCATTTCAACAAACTGAACGAAATGTTGAGAAGAGCATGGGCAGTGCCGACATACGGCCACGAGCTGGGCTATTCACTGTGCAACGCGTTACGGACATCTGGTGGGCTCGATATTTTAATGACTAACTGTTTAGAATCAAGCAATCCAGATCTGCAATTCTCCTCGGCGAAGCTTCTTGAACAGTGTTTAACGACAGAAAACAGAGCGCATGTCGTTGAAAACGGTCTCGAAAAAGTCGTAAATGTCGCATGCGTATGTACAAGACACGCAAACTCGGTGGACCATTCAAGAATAGGCACAGGAATATTGGAACATTTGTTCAAACACAGCGAGGGAACGTGCAGCGATGTTATTAAGCTAGGAGGTTTAGACGCTGTACTCTTTGAATGTAGAAAGAACGATGTTGAAACATTGCGACACTGCGCTACAGCGCTCGCCAACCTATCCTTGTATGGCGGAGCAGAAAATCAGGAAGCCATGATAAAGCGAAAAGTACCAATGTGGTTATTCCCACTCGCTTTTCACAATGACGACAATATCAAATATTACGCCTGCTTAGCTATTGCTGTTTTAGTAGCCAACAAGGAAATCGAAGCAGCTGTTTTGAAGTCAGGTACCTTGGATTTGGTAGAGCCGTTCGTCACTTCACACAACCCATCTGAGTTTGCTCGTTCTAATCTTGCACATGCTCATGGTCAAAGCAAAAACTGGTTACAAAAGCTTGTCCCAGTATTGAGTTCAAAAAGGGAGGAGGCGAGAAATCTGGCAGCTTTCCATTTCTGTATGGAAGCCGGTATTAAAAAGCAACAAGGAAACACGGAAATATTTAGGGAAATAGGAGCGATTGAATCGTTGAAGAAAGTGGCTAGTTGTCCCAACGCTGTGGCATCTAAATATGCAGCACAAGCCTTACGTCTTATTGGTGAGGAGGTACCGCATAAACTGTCACAGCAAGTGCCACTCTGGTCCATTGAGGACGTTCGAGAATGGGTGAAGCAGATAGGCTTCGCTGAATACGCAACAAACTTCTACGAGAGTCGAGTTGATGGAGACTTGTTGTTACAAATAACCGAGGCTAATCTAAAAGAGGATATTGGATTACAAAATGGAATCAAACGGAAAAG ATTCACTCGAGAGTTGCAGCAACTGAAGAAAATGGCGGACTACACATCACGAGATACCGGTAGTCTGAACGATTTCCTATCTAGCATCGGGCCAGAGTACACTATCTACACATACTCCATGTTGAACGCTGGTGTCGACAAGGAATCTATCCGAGGTCTGAGCGACGAACAACTGGAGAACGAATGTCGTATTAGCAACAGTATTCACAGGCTACGGATCCTGAACGCTATCAGAG CGTACGAGAGTACCTTACCGGACAAAGGCGAAGAGAATATGGAGAAGAATTTGGACGTGTTCGTGAGCTACAGGAGATCGAACGGTTCGCAACTGGCTAGTCTGCTGAAGGTCCACCTCCAGTTGCGAGGGTTCACAGTGTTCATCGATGTGGAGAGGCTTGAGGCCGGCAAGTTTGACAACAATCTCCTGCAGAGCATACGACAGGCCAAACACTTTTTGCTGGTCCTAACACAAAATGCATTAGACAGATGCAAACACGATAACGAACAGAAAGACTGGGTTCATCGG GAGATAGTGGCAGCGTTGCAATCACAGTGCAATATAGTGCCAATTATCGACAACTTCGACTGGCCCGAGGCAGAGGAGTTGCCAGAAGACATGCGCGCCGTGTGCCACTTCAACGGCGTGCGGTGGATCCACGACTACCAGGACGCGTGCGTGGAGAAGTTAGAAAG TTTCCTTCGCGGCAAATCGAACCTGGCACGCAACGAGGGTCCGTTGAGAGGCCGTGGCGACATCCAGACGCCTGGTACAGCTACAATTGGGAGAGGACCACCCAACTACCAGCGCATGACCTCCTGCGAGAGCAGAGGCAGCGATAAAGCGGATTGA